The following are from one region of the Desulfobacteraceae bacterium genome:
- the lpdA gene encoding dihydrolipoyl dehydrogenase, with protein MTDDTTQLAVIGGGPGGYAAAFMAADLGLTVTLIDPAKNPGGVCLYHGCIPSKALLHVSRVIAEAGEAEAWGISFGKPKVNIDRLRDWKNEVVSGLTDGLGRLVRQRRITYFQGTAVFLDNRTLAVSGAGGGDDRRLVFEHAVIATGAVPVRLAQLDIGDDRILDSTRALEMAQVPKKLLVVGGGYIGLELGTVFAALGSKVTVAEMTAQLLPGVDRDLVNLLEKRLSDRLEAIFKNTTVQALKAQKNGLKAVLRTGKDGEQVRLFDQVLVAVGRRPDTAGLGLQNTGVVCDERGFILVDRRRRTAEARIFAIGDVVGEPMLAHKAVHEGRVAAEVIAGREALYEPLAVPAVVFTDPEIAWAGTTETQAREQGLEVALARFPWAASGRAATLGRSDGLTKLVVDPLTERVLGVGIAGPGAGELIAEAVLAIEMNASVADIGLSIHPHPTLSETLKESADVYYGTATHFRRTKGLRRS; from the coding sequence ATGACCGATGACACCACCCAACTGGCCGTCATCGGCGGCGGCCCCGGCGGGTACGCTGCCGCCTTCATGGCCGCCGATCTCGGCCTGACGGTCACCCTGATCGATCCCGCGAAAAATCCGGGTGGCGTCTGCCTTTACCACGGGTGTATACCCTCCAAAGCACTGCTGCATGTCTCGCGCGTGATCGCCGAAGCCGGCGAAGCGGAGGCCTGGGGGATCAGTTTCGGAAAACCCAAGGTGAACATCGACCGGCTGCGGGATTGGAAAAACGAGGTGGTCTCAGGACTGACCGACGGTCTTGGGCGTCTGGTGCGGCAGCGGCGGATCACTTACTTTCAAGGCACCGCCGTCTTTCTGGACAACCGCACCCTGGCGGTCAGCGGGGCAGGCGGTGGCGACGACCGGCGGCTGGTCTTTGAGCATGCCGTCATCGCCACCGGTGCCGTGCCGGTGCGCCTGGCCCAACTGGATATCGGCGATGACCGCATCCTGGATTCCACCCGCGCCCTTGAAATGGCCCAGGTGCCAAAAAAACTGCTGGTGGTCGGGGGGGGCTACATCGGGCTGGAACTCGGCACGGTCTTCGCGGCGTTGGGGTCAAAGGTGACGGTGGCCGAAATGACCGCGCAGCTGTTGCCGGGAGTTGATCGCGACCTGGTCAATCTTTTGGAAAAACGGCTTTCCGATCGGCTGGAGGCGATTTTCAAAAACACGACCGTGCAGGCGCTCAAAGCCCAGAAAAACGGTCTCAAGGCTGTCCTGAGAACCGGGAAGGACGGTGAACAGGTGCGTCTTTTCGACCAGGTCCTGGTGGCGGTCGGCCGTCGGCCCGACACTGCGGGGCTGGGTCTGCAGAATACCGGGGTCGTATGCGATGAGCGGGGCTTTATTCTGGTGGATCGCCGCCGGCGAACGGCTGAAGCCCGTATTTTTGCCATTGGAGATGTGGTCGGCGAGCCGATGCTGGCCCACAAGGCGGTCCATGAAGGCCGGGTTGCGGCCGAGGTCATTGCCGGTCGTGAGGCCCTTTACGAGCCGCTGGCGGTGCCGGCGGTGGTTTTCACCGACCCGGAAATTGCCTGGGCCGGAACCACCGAAACCCAGGCCCGTGAACAGGGCCTGGAGGTCGCGCTCGCCCGTTTCCCCTGGGCGGCTTCGGGGCGCGCCGCCACCCTGGGACGCAGCGACGGGCTCACCAAGTTGGTGGTCGATCCCCTTACCGAGCGGGTGCTGGGCGTCGGGATCGCCGGCCCCGGTGCGGGGGAGTTGATCGCCGAAGCGGTGTTGGCCATTGAAATGAATGCCAGTGTGGCCGACATTGGCCTTTCGATTCACCCCCACCCGACCTTGAGCGAGACCCTCAAAGAGAGCGCTGACGTATATTATGGCACTGCCACCCATTTTCGACGGACCAAAGGCCTTCGACGGTCTTGA
- a CDS encoding 2-oxo acid dehydrogenase subunit E2 yields the protein MVEDIKVPAIGENVTSGSVVGVLVAVGDTVSVDDPLIELETDKAVVEIPSPVAGKVTELLVQSGDEVRVGDVIARVETEGGTGEKAPAVEKGAQSTPDADARASGAEVGSEPQELEPAAEASGEGAPAETVDGGSKGRQPAADAETEKGDAAEEADRPPAPTSPAVRRLARELGVDIHAVKGSGPRGRISEADVKAHVKARFTAGDRAAEGPGAPPPLPDFSRWGRIETMTLSTVRRLTAETTVTAWHAVPHVTQFDSADITGLEPFMKQNARAVEAAGGKLTVTAILAKVCAAALKRFPRFNASIDMGSGQLILKHYIHIGVMVDTPRGLLVPVIQDVDAKSITELAVAITDLAERARSRKVKPDELEGGTFSISNQGGIGGTGFTPIVLWPQVAVLGVSRSATAPRWTDDEFRPRTILPLSLSYDHRVVDGADAARFLRWVCDCLKHPFTLHLGGNTENSS from the coding sequence ATGGTTGAAGACATCAAGGTACCGGCAATCGGTGAAAACGTGACTTCCGGCAGTGTCGTGGGCGTTCTGGTTGCGGTCGGGGACACGGTATCGGTGGACGACCCGCTCATCGAACTGGAAACCGACAAGGCGGTGGTTGAAATTCCGTCGCCGGTGGCCGGCAAAGTGACCGAATTGCTGGTCCAGAGCGGCGACGAGGTCAGGGTCGGGGACGTTATCGCGCGGGTCGAAACCGAGGGCGGCACGGGGGAAAAAGCACCGGCGGTTGAAAAGGGGGCCCAAAGTACGCCTGATGCCGATGCGCGGGCGTCCGGGGCGGAAGTCGGCAGCGAACCGCAAGAACTGGAGCCTGCCGCGGAAGCCTCCGGGGAAGGGGCCCCGGCCGAAACCGTGGACGGGGGTTCGAAAGGCCGGCAGCCGGCAGCGGACGCCGAAACGGAAAAGGGGGATGCCGCCGAAGAAGCGGATCGCCCCCCGGCGCCCACCTCTCCTGCGGTGCGGCGGCTGGCCCGTGAACTGGGCGTTGACATTCACGCCGTCAAGGGCAGCGGGCCCCGCGGTCGGATCAGCGAGGCCGATGTCAAGGCCCATGTCAAGGCGCGTTTCACGGCCGGTGACCGCGCCGCTGAAGGCCCCGGCGCGCCGCCGCCGCTGCCCGATTTCAGCCGCTGGGGCCGGATTGAAACCATGACGCTGTCCACCGTGCGGCGCCTCACCGCCGAGACTACCGTCACCGCATGGCACGCCGTTCCCCATGTGACCCAGTTCGACAGTGCGGACATTACGGGCCTCGAACCCTTTATGAAACAAAACGCACGGGCGGTGGAAGCCGCCGGCGGCAAACTGACCGTCACGGCCATCCTGGCCAAGGTCTGCGCGGCGGCGCTGAAGCGCTTTCCCCGTTTCAACGCCAGCATCGACATGGGCAGCGGACAGCTGATTCTGAAGCACTACATCCACATCGGGGTGATGGTGGACACCCCCCGCGGGCTGCTGGTACCCGTGATTCAGGATGTCGACGCCAAGTCCATCACCGAACTGGCCGTGGCCATCACGGATTTGGCCGAGCGCGCCCGCAGCCGGAAGGTCAAACCGGATGAGCTGGAGGGAGGGACCTTCAGCATCTCCAATCAGGGGGGTATCGGGGGCACCGGTTTTACCCCCATCGTGCTCTGGCCGCAGGTGGCGGTGCTGGGGGTCAGCCGCTCGGCCACCGCACCGCGGTGGACAGACGACGAATTCCGGCCGCGAACGATCCTGCCGCTGTCGCTCTCCTACGACCACCGGGTGGTGGACGGGGCCGATGCGGCGCGCTTCCTGCGATGGGTGTGCGACTGTCTGAAACACCCTTTCACCCTTCATCTTGGCGGAAACACGGAGAATTCGTCATGA
- the aceE gene encoding pyruvate dehydrogenase (acetyl-transferring), homodimeric type → MKTRDHRPEPDEVDAENREWLESLDYVLESQGPERVRDLLRRLQVRARERAVRIPFTANTPYLNTIPVSRQPVFPGSREIERRIKSIVRWNAMAMVVRANRQSDGIGGHISTYASSATLFEVGFNHFFRAKTARHPGDIVYFQGHAAPGIYARAFLEGRLSEKQLENFRRELQPGGGLASYPHPYLMPEFWQFPTVSMGLSPLMAIYQARFNRYLEDRGLKPVDDQKVWAFLGDGELDEPESLGAITLASRERLDNLIFVINCNLQRLDGPVRGNGKIIQELEAAFRGAGWDVIKVIWGADWDPLLARDDKGLLAKRMQEVPDGQYQMYSTASGDFIRRDFFGRYPELEKMVRHLTDEQLQRLRRGGHDPEKVFAAYQAAINHKGAPSVILAKTIKGYGLGEAGEGRNVTHQQKKLNEQELRHFRSRFGIPIPDSAIADAPFYSPAADSEEMQYLQQRRRELGGYLPARSVSVPVFRPPGASLYSEFFKGSGEREIATTMAMVHLLGKLLAEKDIGPYIVPIVPDEARTFGMEALFRKVGIYSHLGQVYEPVDKESLLYYREAKDGQILEEGITEAGAMSSFIAAGTAYATHGLNTVPFFSFYSMFGFQRIGDLIWAAGDAQARGFLLGATSGRTTLAGEGLQHQDGHSHLLAYPSPSVLAYDPAFAFEIAVIVREGLRRMLEEGENLIYYLTIMNEFYRMPPMPEGAEAGILKGIYRFRPASRKGARAKTHLLGSGTILNEALKAQELLETHFGVAADVWSVTSYKNLYWDAIETERWNFLHPEETPKRSFLERQLAGEKGVFVAASDYLKALPGSIAKWVPGPMVLLGTDGYGRSDNRSALRDFFEVDARHIAFASLSALARAKRVKPAVVEKARRQLEIDPGKASPRFA, encoded by the coding sequence ATGAAAACCCGCGACCACCGCCCCGAGCCCGATGAAGTCGACGCCGAAAACCGCGAGTGGCTGGAGTCGCTGGATTACGTCCTGGAAAGCCAAGGGCCGGAGCGGGTTCGGGACTTGCTGCGACGGTTGCAGGTGCGCGCCCGGGAGCGCGCTGTGCGGATCCCTTTTACGGCCAACACCCCCTATCTGAATACCATACCGGTTTCGCGTCAGCCGGTGTTCCCCGGCAGCCGCGAGATCGAGCGGCGCATCAAGAGCATTGTCCGTTGGAACGCGATGGCGATGGTGGTGCGGGCGAACCGCCAGTCGGACGGTATCGGCGGGCACATCTCGACCTACGCCTCCAGCGCCACGCTCTTCGAGGTGGGATTCAACCATTTCTTTCGCGCCAAAACCGCGCGGCATCCCGGCGACATCGTGTACTTCCAGGGGCACGCGGCACCGGGTATCTATGCGCGCGCCTTCCTGGAAGGCCGCCTGAGCGAAAAGCAGTTGGAGAATTTCCGTCGTGAGCTGCAGCCCGGAGGAGGACTTGCCTCCTATCCCCACCCCTACCTGATGCCTGAGTTCTGGCAGTTTCCCACCGTTTCCATGGGCCTCTCGCCGCTGATGGCCATTTATCAGGCGCGCTTCAACCGCTATTTGGAAGACCGCGGGCTCAAACCGGTCGACGACCAGAAGGTCTGGGCCTTTTTGGGCGACGGGGAACTGGACGAGCCGGAGTCTTTAGGGGCGATCACCCTGGCCTCCCGGGAGCGGCTGGACAACCTCATCTTTGTGATCAACTGCAACCTGCAGCGTCTCGACGGGCCGGTGCGCGGCAACGGCAAGATCATCCAGGAACTCGAGGCTGCCTTTCGCGGCGCTGGCTGGGATGTCATCAAGGTCATCTGGGGGGCCGATTGGGACCCGCTGCTTGCCCGGGACGACAAGGGGCTGCTGGCCAAGCGCATGCAGGAGGTCCCCGACGGGCAGTACCAGATGTATTCCACCGCTTCGGGCGACTTTATCCGGCGCGATTTTTTTGGACGTTACCCTGAGTTGGAGAAGATGGTTCGGCACCTTACCGACGAGCAGCTGCAGAGGCTTCGCCGGGGCGGGCACGACCCGGAAAAGGTTTTCGCCGCCTACCAGGCCGCGATCAACCACAAGGGGGCCCCGTCGGTGATCCTGGCCAAAACCATCAAAGGCTACGGGCTCGGCGAGGCGGGCGAGGGCCGCAACGTCACCCATCAGCAAAAGAAGCTGAACGAACAGGAGCTGCGCCATTTCCGCAGCCGCTTCGGCATCCCCATTCCCGATTCGGCCATTGCCGATGCGCCGTTCTACAGCCCCGCAGCGGACAGCGAAGAAATGCAATATCTGCAGCAGCGGCGCCGCGAACTGGGGGGGTATCTGCCTGCGCGGAGTGTGTCGGTGCCGGTTTTTCGGCCGCCGGGAGCGTCGCTTTACAGCGAATTTTTCAAAGGCAGCGGCGAGCGCGAGATCGCCACCACGATGGCCATGGTGCATCTGCTGGGCAAACTGCTGGCGGAAAAGGACATCGGCCCCTACATCGTGCCGATTGTACCGGACGAGGCCCGTACCTTCGGCATGGAGGCGCTCTTCCGCAAGGTGGGCATCTACTCCCACCTGGGGCAGGTCTACGAACCGGTGGACAAAGAAAGCCTCCTCTACTACCGGGAGGCCAAGGATGGCCAGATCCTGGAGGAGGGGATCACCGAAGCGGGCGCCATGTCGTCCTTTATCGCCGCCGGCACCGCCTACGCAACCCACGGCCTCAACACCGTACCCTTTTTTTCCTTTTACTCGATGTTTGGTTTTCAGCGCATCGGCGACCTGATCTGGGCGGCGGGCGACGCCCAGGCCCGCGGTTTTCTGCTGGGCGCCACGTCCGGGCGCACCACGCTCGCGGGGGAGGGGCTCCAGCACCAGGACGGCCACAGCCATCTGCTGGCCTATCCCAGCCCCTCGGTGCTGGCCTACGACCCGGCGTTTGCCTTCGAAATTGCGGTCATCGTGCGTGAAGGGCTGCGCAGGATGCTGGAGGAGGGCGAAAACCTGATCTACTATCTGACCATCATGAATGAGTTCTACCGGATGCCGCCCATGCCCGAGGGGGCGGAAGCGGGCATCCTCAAGGGGATTTACCGCTTTCGTCCAGCCTCTCGCAAAGGCGCGCGGGCGAAGACGCATCTTTTGGGCAGTGGCACCATTCTCAACGAAGCCCTAAAGGCCCAGGAGCTTCTCGAAACCCACTTCGGGGTGGCTGCCGACGTTTGGAGCGTCACCAGCTACAAGAATCTCTACTGGGATGCCATCGAAACCGAGCGCTGGAATTTTCTTCACCCGGAAGAAACGCCGAAGCGCTCTTTTCTTGAGAGGCAGCTGGCGGGCGAAAAGGGGGTTTTTGTAGCGGCCTCGGATTATCTCAAGGCCCTGCCGGGATCCATCGCCAAGTGGGTGCCCGGGCCGATGGTGCTGCTGGGCACCGACGGCTACGGGCGCAGCGACAACCGCAGCGCCCTGCGGGACTTTTTCGAGGTCGATGCGCGCCACATCGCCTTCGCCAGCCTCAGCGCGCTGGCCCGTGCAAAACGGGTCAAGCCGGCGGTGGTTGAAAAGGCCCGCCGGCAACTCGAGATCGATCCCGGCAAGGCGAGTCCGCGGTTTGCCTGA
- the mnhG gene encoding monovalent cation/H(+) antiporter subunit G — MSAIIAAALLIVGSIFCLVAAVGMLRLPDTLIRMHAATKAGTLGTGCILAAEAVVAGELGTTLRAAAVIVFLLLTAPVGAHLIGRAAYHRGIYLFHKTWIDELGARLQKAPADGSKRPPEGGEQG, encoded by the coding sequence ATGAGCGCCATCATCGCCGCGGCCCTGCTGATCGTCGGCAGTATTTTTTGCCTGGTGGCCGCGGTGGGCATGCTCCGCCTGCCGGACACCCTGATCCGGATGCACGCCGCCACCAAGGCCGGGACCCTGGGAACGGGGTGCATTCTGGCGGCCGAAGCCGTGGTCGCCGGCGAACTGGGGACCACCCTGAGGGCTGCGGCGGTTATCGTGTTTCTGCTTTTGACCGCGCCGGTCGGGGCCCATTTGATCGGCCGTGCGGCCTACCACCGGGGCATTTACCTGTTCCACAAGACCTGGATCGACGAGCTTGGCGCGCGCCTCCAAAAGGCCCCAGCGGACGGGAGCAAACGCCCCCCAGAGGGCGGGGAGCAGGGGTGA
- a CDS encoding sodium:proton antiporter, producing the protein MIIDGQTALQAASRLALVLLIVSAALAFIRLVRGPQAADRVVALDLIAVLIVAFLAAYAIHSEDASFLDVAIAYALVAFLGTVALSRFLLRSRRRRSTEEKR; encoded by the coding sequence ATGATCATCGACGGCCAAACAGCCCTTCAGGCCGCCAGCCGGCTGGCCCTGGTCCTGCTGATCGTCAGTGCGGCGCTTGCCTTTATCCGCCTGGTGCGCGGGCCCCAGGCGGCCGACCGGGTCGTGGCGCTGGATTTGATCGCGGTTTTGATCGTCGCTTTCTTGGCGGCCTATGCCATCCATTCCGAGGACGCGTCGTTTCTGGATGTCGCCATCGCTTACGCCCTGGTGGCGTTTCTGGGGACAGTCGCCCTGTCCCGCTTTCTGCTACGCTCCCGCCGGCGGCGGAGCACGGAGGAGAAACGATGA
- a CDS encoding Na+/H+ antiporter subunit E → MNLFFINGFIALGFIGVQGRFTLSGLLVGFGLGYLALWLTRPLYGETRYFQRVPKTARLICYFLVELVRSNLRVLWDVVTPGQISRPGIVGIPLSAQSDLEILLVANLISLTPGTLSIDLAEDRRTLFVHVMFLDDPEGFRKGIKNGLERLVLEVTR, encoded by the coding sequence ATGAACCTCTTTTTCATCAACGGTTTTATCGCGCTGGGCTTCATCGGGGTGCAGGGGCGCTTTACCCTCTCCGGGCTGCTGGTCGGCTTCGGCCTCGGCTACCTGGCGCTGTGGCTGACCCGCCCCCTTTACGGCGAAACGCGCTATTTCCAACGGGTTCCCAAAACCGCCCGTCTGATCTGCTATTTTCTGGTGGAGCTGGTGCGGTCCAACCTGCGGGTGCTGTGGGACGTCGTGACCCCCGGGCAGATCAGCCGGCCGGGGATCGTCGGTATTCCCTTGAGCGCCCAAAGCGATCTGGAGATCCTGCTGGTGGCCAACCTGATTTCGCTCACCCCCGGAACCCTCAGCATCGATCTTGCCGAAGACCGCCGCACCCTGTTCGTGCATGTCATGTTTCTGGACGATCCGGAAGGGTTTCGCAAGGGGATCAAAAACGGGCTGGAGCGGCTGGTGCTGGAGGTCACCCGATGA
- a CDS encoding Na+/H+ antiporter subunit D gives MSGLLAAPIIVPFAVAALSLPGGRRPHFQSAAALLGAAAHLALGAMLLQRVHHHGIAVLNVGNWPAPFGIALVADHLSALMVLVTGVVYGAVCLYSRAEIGADCLQRGYYPLLHILVGGISGAFLTGDLFNLYVWFEVMLMASFALLVLGRTRAQLAGGVTYVVINLISTLLFLAALGLIYAMTGTLNMAHLHLKLRAAVDAGQVATVSVLFLTAFGIKAGLFPLFFWLPASYHTPPVAVSAIFSGLLTKVGVYALIRTFTLLFPLDGGGLQNLVLAAAALTMVTGVLGAAAHSEVRRILSFHIISQVGYMVLGLGLLTPLALAGAVFYLLHHIVVKANLFLISGLTRQWGGSFALAELGGLYRTRGFGALLFFIPAFSLAGFPPLSGFWAKMILIRASLDAGHFVLAGVAALVGLLTVYSMTKIWNEAFWKPKAAAAPPPADGRSPVSAWMLAPVAALAALTVLIGLAPEQLFQMARLAAEELLDPSAYVHSVLGSVR, from the coding sequence TTGAGCGGATTGCTGGCAGCCCCCATCATCGTTCCGTTTGCCGTCGCCGCCCTCTCGCTGCCGGGCGGTCGCCGGCCGCATTTCCAGAGCGCCGCAGCACTCCTGGGCGCCGCCGCGCACCTGGCCTTGGGCGCCATGCTGCTCCAGCGGGTTCACCACCACGGGATTGCCGTTCTCAACGTGGGCAACTGGCCGGCGCCCTTCGGCATTGCCCTGGTGGCCGACCACCTCAGCGCGCTGATGGTCCTGGTCACCGGGGTCGTTTACGGGGCCGTGTGCCTCTATTCGCGGGCCGAGATCGGCGCGGATTGTTTGCAGCGGGGCTATTATCCGCTGCTGCACATCCTGGTGGGCGGCATCAGCGGCGCATTTCTGACCGGCGACCTGTTCAATCTCTACGTGTGGTTCGAAGTCATGCTGATGGCCTCCTTCGCCCTGCTGGTGCTCGGCAGGACCCGCGCACAGCTGGCCGGCGGCGTCACCTACGTGGTCATCAACCTGATTTCGACGCTGCTTTTTCTGGCGGCCCTGGGGTTGATCTATGCCATGACCGGAACCCTCAACATGGCCCACCTGCATCTCAAGCTGCGCGCGGCTGTCGATGCCGGCCAGGTGGCAACCGTATCGGTTTTGTTCCTGACCGCCTTCGGGATCAAAGCCGGGCTCTTTCCGCTGTTTTTTTGGCTTCCGGCCTCCTACCACACCCCGCCGGTGGCCGTTTCCGCCATTTTTTCGGGCCTGCTGACGAAGGTGGGCGTTTACGCCCTGATCCGGACCTTCACCCTCCTGTTTCCCCTGGACGGCGGCGGGCTGCAGAACCTGGTGCTGGCGGCCGCGGCGCTGACCATGGTCACCGGGGTGCTGGGTGCCGCGGCCCACAGCGAGGTTCGACGCATTCTCTCGTTTCACATCATCAGCCAGGTGGGCTACATGGTCCTCGGCCTGGGGCTGCTGACCCCCCTGGCCCTGGCCGGTGCCGTCTTCTATCTGCTGCACCATATCGTGGTGAAGGCCAATCTATTTCTGATCAGCGGGCTGACCCGGCAGTGGGGCGGCTCGTTCGCGCTGGCAGAGTTGGGCGGGTTGTACCGCACCCGTGGGTTCGGGGCGCTGCTGTTTTTCATTCCCGCCTTTTCCCTGGCCGGGTTTCCCCCGCTTTCCGGGTTCTGGGCCAAAATGATCCTGATCCGGGCCAGCCTGGATGCCGGCCATTTCGTTCTGGCCGGGGTCGCGGCGCTGGTGGGTCTGTTGACCGTTTATTCCATGACCAAGATCTGGAACGAGGCGTTTTGGAAGCCCAAGGCCGCGGCCGCTCCCCCGCCCGCCGATGGCCGAAGCCCTGTTTCGGCCTGGATGCTGGCCCCCGTCGCGGCCCTGGCGGCATTGACGGTCTTGATCGGATTGGCGCCAGAGCAGCTTTTCCAGATGGCCCGGCTGGCGGCCGAGGAGCTGTTGGACCCGAGCGCTTACGTCCACAGCGTTTTGGGGAGTGTGCGATGA
- a CDS encoding NADH-quinone oxidoreductase subunit K — METVLALLSGAMVAASLFLMLGRHLVRFIFGLVLASNAVNLVIFAAGRPGNPHPPLIPEGAQVPAGVVANSLPQALILTAIVIGFALLVFVFILFFKAHQELGTVNTEDMSDAEAIPAEAGAPEKVNP; from the coding sequence GTGGAGACCGTCCTCGCCCTGCTGAGCGGTGCCATGGTGGCCGCCAGCCTGTTTTTGATGCTCGGCAGGCATCTGGTGCGCTTCATCTTCGGACTTGTGCTGGCCAGCAACGCCGTCAATCTCGTGATTTTCGCTGCCGGCCGGCCGGGGAACCCCCACCCGCCGCTGATTCCGGAAGGTGCGCAGGTTCCGGCCGGGGTGGTCGCCAACAGCCTGCCCCAGGCGCTGATTCTGACGGCCATCGTCATCGGGTTTGCGCTCCTGGTTTTCGTTTTTATTCTGTTTTTCAAGGCCCACCAAGAGCTGGGGACCGTCAACACCGAGGACATGAGCGATGCCGAAGCCATCCCCGCCGAAGCCGGGGCGCCCGAAAAGGTGAACCCTTGA
- a CDS encoding Na(+)/H(+) antiporter subunit B (subunit B of antiporter complex involved in resistance to high concentrations of Na+, K+, Li+ and/or alkali), with protein sequence MPSFILQVANRILVGLILVFAVYLLFRGHNAPGGGFSAALVAATGFSLFAIAEGPQPVRRALRLDPLVLVATGLLLAISAGLWGALAGLPFLTGLWWPAGSAAPAVGTPLVFDLGVFLVVLGSILTLVLGLEEI encoded by the coding sequence ATGCCCTCGTTCATCCTCCAGGTGGCCAATCGCATTCTGGTGGGCCTGATCCTCGTTTTTGCCGTCTATCTCCTCTTTCGGGGTCACAACGCTCCGGGCGGCGGTTTTTCCGCAGCGCTGGTGGCTGCAACCGGTTTTTCGCTGTTTGCCATCGCCGAGGGGCCCCAGCCGGTGCGGCGCGCCCTGCGGCTCGACCCGCTGGTCCTGGTGGCGACGGGGCTCCTGCTGGCCATCAGCGCGGGCCTTTGGGGGGCGTTGGCCGGACTCCCTTTTTTGACCGGCTTGTGGTGGCCGGCGGGCTCCGCCGCACCGGCCGTCGGCACGCCCCTGGTATTCGACCTGGGTGTTTTTCTGGTGGTTCTGGGATCCATTTTGACTCTGGTCCTGGGACTGGAGGAAATTTGA